One window from the genome of Rhodococcus sp. ABRD24 encodes:
- a CDS encoding acetyl-CoA C-acyltransferase, with protein MRPVFIVDAVRTPFGRRSGALSSVHPADLLGHTFRQLLRRTGVPASEVSQVVGGCIDQVGEQTANITRTAWLVAGLTDSVPATTIDSQCGSSQQALTMAAALVASGAADIAIACGVESMSRVPLQCTMDGPGHPAPLSYYDRYGEFVLQFEAGERIANQWGITRVDADALGLSSQVRAANAWQAGRFDSQVVPVPVSELSRSATDGAAQVHSRDEGLRSTSLEKLAALVPVHSEQGIHTAGTASQIADGASAVLLVSERAMSEHGLRPLARIMDTILVGSDPILMLTGPIPATRKLLDRNSLTVDDIDIFEINEAFASVVLAWQRELKPDMERVNPNGGAIAMGHPLGATGTALITKAVHELARADKELALISVCCGGGLATGTLLARVDG; from the coding sequence ATGCGCCCGGTCTTCATTGTCGATGCTGTCCGAACACCGTTTGGAAGGAGAAGTGGAGCACTCTCCTCGGTCCATCCCGCCGACCTCCTTGGACATACGTTCCGCCAGCTCCTACGTCGCACGGGAGTGCCTGCCTCCGAAGTTTCGCAGGTAGTGGGTGGCTGTATCGATCAGGTGGGTGAGCAGACTGCGAATATCACTCGCACCGCCTGGCTGGTCGCCGGTTTGACGGACTCGGTACCGGCGACGACCATCGACAGTCAGTGCGGGTCGTCTCAGCAGGCTCTGACGATGGCTGCAGCACTCGTGGCATCAGGAGCTGCGGACATCGCGATTGCATGCGGCGTCGAGTCCATGTCGAGGGTTCCCCTGCAGTGCACGATGGACGGCCCTGGCCATCCCGCTCCGCTCAGCTACTACGATCGATACGGCGAGTTTGTCCTACAGTTCGAAGCCGGTGAGCGCATCGCAAACCAGTGGGGAATTACCCGGGTAGATGCAGATGCCTTGGGGTTGAGTTCTCAGGTCCGTGCAGCAAATGCCTGGCAGGCAGGTCGATTCGACTCTCAGGTAGTCCCCGTTCCGGTCAGTGAGCTATCGCGTTCCGCAACGGACGGGGCCGCGCAGGTTCATTCACGCGATGAGGGCTTGCGGAGTACCAGTCTCGAGAAGCTCGCTGCGCTCGTGCCAGTTCATTCCGAGCAAGGTATCCACACAGCAGGTACTGCATCGCAGATCGCGGACGGGGCGTCGGCAGTGCTTCTTGTATCCGAACGTGCAATGTCCGAACACGGACTGAGGCCGCTGGCGAGGATTATGGACACAATCTTGGTCGGCAGTGACCCGATTCTGATGTTGACGGGACCAATCCCAGCCACAAGGAAACTACTGGATCGCAACTCCCTCACCGTCGATGACATCGACATTTTCGAGATAAACGAGGCGTTCGCGTCGGTAGTGCTGGCGTGGCAACGCGAGTTGAAGCCCGACATGGAGCGAGTGAATCCCAATGGAGGGGCGATCGCGATGGGTCACCCTCTCGGGGCTACGGGCACGGCGCTGATTACTAAAGCGGTACATGAACTTGCCCGTGCCGACAAGGAACTGGCTCTCATCTCGGTGTGCTGCGGAGGCGGGCTGGCCACCGGGACCCTGCTCGCGCGTGTCGATGGCTGA
- a CDS encoding NAD(P)-dependent alcohol dehydrogenase: MKAAVVDRYGPPNVVRVVEVPNPAPRATEVLVRVNAVAVTAADSRIRAARFPRGFGPFARLMFGVVRPRRKVLGSTFSGVVDAVGAKVDGVAVGDEVCGMAGMRMGAHAELVAVPESKVVRKPAAVSHLDAAAVLFGGSTALHLLRDRGSVQRGDAVLINGASGAIGTSAVQLAKYFGARVTGVTSSANTALVSRIGADRVIDYTTTDLSDVGERFDIVLDAVGNISPASGRKLLTERGRLLLAVADLWATLVPRRRVVAGAAPESTADFELLLQLVESGQLAVVAEDLGDLEDIVTAYARVDSGRKVGNIVLRP; the protein is encoded by the coding sequence GTGAAGGCTGCGGTAGTCGATCGATACGGCCCCCCGAATGTCGTCCGCGTCGTGGAGGTGCCGAACCCTGCGCCGCGCGCCACCGAAGTGCTCGTTCGTGTGAACGCTGTGGCCGTTACGGCTGCAGATTCGCGAATTCGGGCGGCGCGTTTTCCGAGGGGCTTCGGCCCCTTTGCGCGGCTGATGTTCGGTGTCGTGCGGCCCCGTCGGAAGGTCCTGGGGTCGACGTTCTCCGGCGTCGTCGACGCAGTCGGCGCCAAGGTCGACGGTGTTGCCGTCGGTGACGAGGTCTGCGGAATGGCCGGAATGCGGATGGGGGCACATGCGGAGTTGGTAGCGGTGCCCGAGAGCAAGGTGGTCCGCAAGCCGGCGGCGGTGTCCCATCTCGACGCGGCCGCGGTGCTGTTCGGCGGTTCCACTGCACTGCACCTCCTCCGTGATCGGGGATCTGTACAACGTGGTGATGCGGTCCTGATCAACGGGGCGTCGGGAGCGATCGGCACCAGCGCGGTCCAGTTGGCCAAGTACTTCGGTGCACGCGTCACCGGCGTGACGAGTTCCGCCAACACCGCACTCGTCTCGCGAATCGGAGCCGATCGTGTGATCGATTACACGACCACCGACTTGTCGGACGTGGGGGAGCGGTTCGACATCGTGTTGGACGCGGTCGGCAACATCTCTCCCGCCAGCGGCCGGAAGCTTCTGACCGAGCGTGGGCGGCTACTGCTCGCCGTCGCGGACTTGTGGGCCACCCTGGTGCCGCGACGTCGGGTCGTGGCCGGGGCCGCACCTGAGTCGACGGCCGACTTCGAACTGCTGCTGCAGCTGGTGGAGTCGGGTCAGCTCGCTGTGGTGGCGGAGGATCTCGGTGACCTCGAGGACATCGTGACTGCCTACGCCCGGGTCGACTCCGGTCGAAAGGTGGGCAATATCGTCCTTCGGCCGTAG
- a CDS encoding pseudouridine synthase has translation MPAAPLPVRDGLNPTRLRLPDSGPWPTAVAYLLARFPSDTARLLEKVAAGEVVDEAGAPITGATEFRPRSFLYLYRDPPVEARVPFEIDILYRDTDLLVVDKPHFLASTPRGAYVAESALVRLRRDLDLPELTPAHRLDRITAGVLIFTVRRQARRAYQSLFDERKVTKEYEALARHDPALRLPVTVRSRIIKERGVLQAREVPGTPNAESRIELIEAVDGIGRYRLLPHTGKTHQLRLHMSSLGVPILGDNFYPEFYDVAPDDYSTPLQLLARSIEFTDPQSGAQRRFTSRRRLDA, from the coding sequence GTGCCCGCCGCCCCACTGCCCGTCCGCGACGGCCTCAACCCCACTCGTCTGCGCCTGCCGGACTCCGGACCGTGGCCTACCGCCGTGGCCTACCTCCTCGCCCGGTTCCCCTCCGATACCGCCCGTCTTCTCGAGAAGGTCGCAGCCGGAGAGGTAGTCGACGAGGCCGGCGCCCCGATCACCGGTGCCACGGAGTTCCGGCCACGCAGCTTCCTGTACCTCTACCGCGACCCGCCGGTCGAGGCGCGGGTGCCGTTCGAGATCGACATCCTCTACCGCGACACCGACTTGCTCGTCGTCGACAAGCCACACTTCCTCGCCAGTACCCCGCGCGGCGCCTACGTCGCCGAGTCCGCGCTGGTGCGCCTGCGGCGGGACCTCGACCTACCCGAGCTCACCCCTGCGCACCGATTGGACCGGATCACCGCGGGAGTCCTGATCTTCACGGTGCGTCGGCAGGCCCGCCGGGCGTACCAGTCGCTGTTCGACGAGCGGAAGGTCACGAAGGAGTACGAAGCGCTGGCCCGGCACGATCCGGCATTGCGTCTTCCCGTCACCGTCCGCAGTCGAATCATCAAGGAGCGTGGCGTCTTACAAGCCCGCGAGGTACCCGGAACGCCGAACGCCGAGAGTCGTATCGAGCTGATCGAAGCGGTCGACGGCATCGGCCGGTACCGTCTGCTCCCCCACACCGGCAAGACACACCAATTGCGGCTGCACATGAGCTCGCTCGGCGTCCCGATCCTCGGCGACAACTTCTACCCCGAGTTCTACGATGTCGCGCCGGACGACTACTCGACGCCTCTGCAACTGCTTGCGCGCAGCATCGAGTTCACCGATCCACAATCGGGCGCGCAGAGACGGTTCACCAGCCGTCGGCGCCTCGACGCCTGA
- a CDS encoding MFS transporter, giving the protein MPSLLNESEWGLTSSTVGAIGASALLGMAAGAFAVGAFKRVGRRPLMIGLLTWTSLGMGMCAVSVNAQMFASARLLTGVALGALIPLAIAMTAEFSRPDRRNLSNAIALSGYAAGGVLSAVVALAILESYGFRMMFAVGTTPLILVLPVMIWILPEAPSYLVSRGKNLQAAKIAQLYGVDLDPITSDEQAGNSQNGSGQAILTRRPWVIALSLFSAAYFCGQVLNYGMSTWLPKIMNDAGYSLDSALLFLLSLNCGAIAGTLLFSRIADRIGSQRIPVYSWLSAAACLLWLGIAPPPNLVAYFLVCIIGFGSIGSLILLSGQIAHYFPPSSRSIALGVSFGASRIGGFAAILGGGILLDLHLSTSGMLWIWIIPTTMSIAALLMVPKKPGSTEFKVR; this is encoded by the coding sequence GTGCCTTCACTGTTGAATGAGAGCGAATGGGGGTTGACCTCATCGACGGTCGGGGCAATTGGCGCTTCCGCCCTTCTCGGAATGGCTGCCGGCGCTTTCGCAGTCGGTGCGTTCAAGAGGGTTGGGCGTCGTCCCCTCATGATCGGACTACTAACGTGGACATCGCTCGGTATGGGTATGTGCGCTGTTTCCGTCAATGCCCAAATGTTCGCTAGCGCGCGCCTTCTGACCGGTGTTGCGCTGGGTGCTTTGATTCCACTTGCAATTGCCATGACAGCCGAGTTCTCCCGGCCCGACCGCCGAAATCTCAGCAACGCGATAGCGCTCTCCGGCTATGCGGCTGGCGGCGTCCTGTCTGCTGTGGTCGCCCTAGCAATTCTCGAATCATACGGGTTCCGCATGATGTTCGCTGTGGGCACCACACCCCTGATCCTGGTCTTGCCGGTCATGATCTGGATCCTTCCCGAGGCGCCATCTTACCTAGTTTCCAGAGGAAAGAACCTGCAAGCAGCGAAAATTGCGCAGCTGTACGGGGTAGACCTCGACCCGATCACATCGGACGAGCAGGCGGGCAACTCCCAGAATGGTAGCGGTCAGGCAATACTCACCAGACGCCCTTGGGTCATTGCTCTATCACTGTTTTCTGCCGCCTATTTCTGCGGCCAGGTCCTCAACTACGGAATGAGCACTTGGTTGCCCAAAATAATGAATGATGCCGGCTATTCCTTGGATTCCGCCCTCCTCTTTCTATTATCACTCAACTGTGGCGCCATCGCGGGAACGCTCCTGTTCTCCAGGATCGCAGATCGAATTGGATCGCAACGAATCCCCGTATACTCCTGGCTTAGCGCTGCGGCATGCTTGCTGTGGCTCGGCATCGCGCCTCCTCCCAATCTTGTCGCATACTTTTTGGTATGCATCATCGGATTCGGATCCATCGGCAGTCTAATCCTTCTCAGTGGACAAATTGCTCACTACTTCCCTCCAAGTTCTCGATCGATAGCTCTCGGAGTGAGTTTTGGAGCATCACGCATCGGAGGATTTGCAGCAATCCTGGGTGGGGGAATTCTTCTCGACCTTCACCTTTCCACCAGCGGGATGCTCTGGATCTGGATCATTCCGACCACCATGAGCATCGCGGCACTGCTCATGGTCCCGAAGAAGCCCGGCTCTACTGAATTCAAAGTGCGTTGA
- a CDS encoding TetR/AcrR family transcriptional regulator, with the protein MKVRPALSRIGIIEAAVRVADRGGLNAVSMRNVGKELGVEAMSLYNHVANKEDLLDGLADWIFAAIELPGSDDIPWHRAMARRAASQRAALAQHPWAVSLIESRRSPGPALLRHHDSVLGCLRRNGFPVALAAHAFSVLDAYVYGFVLTELNLPMGPAEQTEEFVHELEIPADTYPYLAEMVQEMVIGKDYAYGNEFDYGLELILAELDDRLRASSEKCDRSAEPMSAP; encoded by the coding sequence ATGAAGGTAAGGCCGGCACTCAGCCGAATCGGGATCATCGAGGCCGCGGTCCGGGTGGCCGACCGAGGCGGCCTGAACGCAGTGAGCATGCGCAACGTGGGCAAGGAATTGGGAGTCGAGGCGATGTCCCTCTACAACCACGTTGCGAACAAGGAGGACCTGCTGGACGGACTCGCCGACTGGATCTTCGCTGCGATCGAACTGCCCGGATCCGACGACATCCCGTGGCATCGAGCCATGGCGCGGCGCGCGGCGTCGCAGCGAGCTGCGCTGGCACAGCACCCCTGGGCCGTGAGCCTGATCGAGTCGCGCCGGTCGCCTGGCCCGGCGCTACTACGGCATCACGATTCCGTGCTCGGCTGTCTGCGTAGGAACGGCTTCCCGGTCGCGCTGGCCGCACACGCATTCTCCGTCCTCGACGCCTATGTGTACGGCTTCGTGCTCACCGAACTGAACCTGCCCATGGGGCCGGCCGAGCAAACGGAGGAGTTCGTTCACGAACTCGAAATTCCCGCCGACACCTATCCCTATCTCGCGGAAATGGTGCAGGAGATGGTGATCGGCAAGGACTACGCGTACGGCAACGAGTTCGACTACGGCCTGGAATTGATCCTCGCCGAACTCGACGACCGCTTGCGCGCGAGCAGTGAAAAGTGCGACCGGAGCGCGGAACCGATGTCGGCGCCGTAG
- a CDS encoding ISAs1 family transposase — protein MPASPSSTTYVQVPGAGILNMLDRVHDPRALRGVRHRLAAILSVALAAVCAGARSFTAVAEWVHDAPVDALQRLGIEGRAPADSSIRRTLARLEAARLDWVVGAWAWLRTSMIDGRRVVAVDSGTLRGAKDTAGHLAHLLAALDHGNSVVLGQVEVGAKTNEIPLVTDLLDMLDLTDVVVTADALHCQRAPADYIVGRGGY, from the coding sequence GTGCCCGCATCTCCATCATCGACCACATATGTTCAGGTGCCCGGTGCCGGGATCCTCAACATGCTCGACCGTGTGCATGATCCACGAGCTCTGCGCGGGGTCCGGCATCGACTCGCAGCAATCCTGTCGGTGGCGTTGGCGGCGGTGTGTGCCGGCGCGAGATCGTTCACTGCCGTCGCCGAATGGGTCCACGATGCGCCTGTGGACGCACTGCAGCGGCTCGGGATCGAGGGCCGGGCCCCGGCGGATTCGTCGATCCGGCGCACCCTCGCCCGTCTCGAGGCCGCGAGGTTGGACTGGGTCGTCGGTGCGTGGGCGTGGTTGCGGACAAGCATGATCGATGGTCGTCGGGTGGTCGCCGTCGATAGCGGAACCTTGCGCGGCGCGAAGGACACAGCCGGGCACCTCGCCCATCTGTTGGCGGCGCTGGACCACGGCAATAGCGTCGTCCTCGGACAGGTCGAGGTCGGCGCGAAGACGAACGAGATCCCACTGGTGACCGACCTCCTCGACATGCTGGATCTGACCGATGTGGTGGTCACCGCGGATGCCCTGCATTGTCAGCGGGCGCCCGCCGACTACATCGTCGGCAGAGGCGGGTACTAA
- a CDS encoding PaaX family transcriptional regulator C-terminal domain-containing protein yields the protein MTIASGVRKTGSTSAASLLFTLLGEYLRDNDQKPWTSTFVRALGALDYEEPAARKAISRASADGWLESERMGRRVRWQLSEKAVQHFREAEVIAYNRHQPPEWNGTWFLLFTSIPENQRELRHQLRTQLRWKGFGPVGGGVWISPAADAERLASDVLRELDISRNSFSFAGQFGTLGDEYEMVQRAWDLKLLAQEYADFDTQMNRFSCNSNPEMAFIHYTVLVHSWRRLVLSDPNLPAELLPARWVGVDVTARFFAMRDELGPTAIQWFWQDDVCR from the coding sequence ATGACTATCGCTTCAGGAGTACGGAAGACGGGAAGCACTAGCGCAGCGTCCTTACTCTTCACTCTACTCGGCGAATACCTCCGCGACAACGATCAAAAACCTTGGACCTCGACATTCGTCCGCGCTCTTGGCGCCCTTGACTACGAGGAGCCGGCGGCGAGAAAAGCCATCTCTCGGGCTAGTGCAGACGGCTGGCTCGAATCCGAGCGAATGGGAAGACGCGTTCGCTGGCAATTGTCAGAAAAAGCGGTGCAGCACTTCCGTGAAGCAGAAGTGATCGCATATAATCGCCATCAGCCGCCTGAATGGAATGGAACGTGGTTTTTGCTTTTCACCTCGATTCCAGAAAATCAGCGAGAACTACGTCATCAGCTGCGCACGCAACTCCGATGGAAGGGATTCGGCCCCGTCGGTGGCGGCGTTTGGATCAGCCCGGCTGCGGATGCCGAGCGGCTTGCATCCGATGTCCTTCGCGAACTCGATATTTCACGAAACTCGTTCAGCTTCGCGGGACAATTCGGTACACTAGGTGACGAGTACGAGATGGTGCAGCGCGCATGGGATTTAAAACTGCTTGCCCAGGAATACGCAGATTTTGATACGCAGATGAACCGATTCTCCTGCAATTCAAACCCTGAAATGGCGTTCATACATTACACCGTACTTGTGCATTCCTGGCGTCGCCTCGTACTTTCCGATCCAAATCTCCCAGCTGAACTACTTCCTGCGCGATGGGTGGGGGTGGACGTAACAGCGAGATTTTTCGCGATGCGCGACGAGTTAGGTCCGACAGCCATACAGTGGTTCTGGCAGGACGACGTATGTCGATGA
- a CDS encoding oxidoreductase, whose amino-acid sequence MTTWTARDIVDQQGRTFVVTGANSGLGAEAAKALAKAGAHVVLACRDVGKGRAVAADLGSNVEVRRLDLADLSSVREFADSVDGLDVLVNNAGVMAVPLRRTADGFEMQIGTNHLGHFALTGLLLGRIRDRVVTMSSTMHKIGTIDLDDLNWERRPYKRWPAYGQSKLANLLFTYELQRRLAATGSKVKALASHPGYAATNLQSHTESIQGRIMTLANPVIAQSAEMGVLPMLYAATVPDAIGGSYLGPSSLFETRGYPKVVGSSRKSRDERVAGQLWSLSEQLTDITYTYA is encoded by the coding sequence ATGACCACATGGACCGCCCGGGACATCGTCGATCAGCAGGGCCGGACGTTCGTCGTCACCGGCGCGAACAGCGGGTTGGGGGCCGAGGCCGCGAAGGCACTCGCGAAGGCCGGTGCGCATGTCGTCCTCGCCTGCCGCGACGTCGGCAAGGGGCGCGCGGTCGCGGCGGACTTGGGGAGCAATGTCGAGGTCCGCAGGCTCGACCTCGCCGATCTGTCGTCCGTGCGTGAGTTCGCGGACTCGGTGGACGGCCTCGACGTACTCGTGAACAACGCCGGCGTCATGGCCGTCCCGCTGCGGCGTACAGCGGACGGCTTCGAGATGCAGATCGGCACCAACCATCTGGGCCACTTCGCACTGACGGGCCTGCTCCTGGGCAGGATTCGTGACCGGGTGGTGACGATGTCGAGCACGATGCACAAGATCGGCACCATCGATCTCGACGATCTCAACTGGGAGCGTCGGCCGTACAAGCGGTGGCCGGCGTACGGCCAATCGAAGCTCGCCAATCTGCTGTTCACCTACGAATTGCAACGCCGTCTCGCGGCGACCGGATCGAAGGTCAAAGCCCTTGCCTCGCACCCTGGTTACGCGGCAACCAATCTGCAGTCACACACCGAGTCGATCCAGGGCCGGATCATGACGCTGGCCAATCCGGTCATTGCGCAGTCCGCCGAGATGGGGGTACTGCCAATGCTGTACGCGGCGACGGTGCCTGACGCGATCGGCGGGAGCTACCTCGGGCCGTCGTCGCTGTTCGAGACGCGTGGATACCCGAAGGTGGTGGGGTCGAGCAGGAAGTCACGTGACGAACGTGTTGCGGGACAATTGTGGTCGCTGTCGGAGCAACTGACCGATATCACTTACACCTACGCTTGA
- a CDS encoding ATP-dependent Clp protease ATP-binding subunit: MPAFFGPEGPGRIDITRLMSQDTQTLMAEAAQFAAGRGDTGLDALHILHVAAGKDPVRDMVRRVGGDPDAISQAAEAHLPHGREAVVTAPTVTAAGRRALLDAHQIARALGSTYIDPEHIFLSMISHADSTVGRILASAGVTPESMQSAVNAGPSEPEQDSATPTLDKYGTDLTDRARSGGVDPVIGRADEIEQTVEILARRTKNNPVLVGEAGVGKTAIVEGLAQRIVEGDVPEVLADKKIIQLDLAGMLSGTRYRGDFEERLTKAVDEILAQDGRIIVFIDELHTIVGAGAGGDGAMDAGNILKPKLARGDLHIVGATTLDEYRKHIEKDSALERRFQPVTVNEPNAEDAVAILTGLRPRYEEHHRVRYTDEAVTAAVELSSRYIADRYLPDKAIDLMDQAGARKRLELGASGSDAKALRQRITRLEKEKEQAVGAEQYERASQLRDEIAGVEKRLAEARDGEPVAAEVPAVTAEGIAEVVARATGIPASQMTQKEKERLRRLEDELHQRVVGQEDAVKAISRAVRRSRTGMGDPRRPVGSFLFLGPTGVGKTELAKALAQSLFGDESKMLRLDMSEFGERHTASRLVGAPPGYVGYGEAGQLTERVRRHPYSVILLDEIEKAHPDVFNVLLQVLDDGRLTDGQGRTVDFKNTVLIMTSNLGSDIISSKGGALGFTTGDAAAAEKPLRDRVMGRLRESFRPEFLNRIDEIVIFRKLEAEQLHRITDLLLSESRDRLRAKDIDIEFMPDAVDWIAEHGHQPEFGARPLRRTIAREVDDRIADLLLDDVLDAGGRITVTVTDDELDLVVS, from the coding sequence ATGCCGGCATTCTTCGGGCCCGAGGGGCCCGGGCGCATCGACATCACCCGGCTCATGAGCCAGGACACTCAGACGCTCATGGCGGAGGCCGCGCAGTTTGCTGCCGGTCGCGGTGACACGGGCCTCGACGCCCTGCACATCCTGCACGTGGCGGCCGGTAAGGATCCGGTCCGCGACATGGTGCGGCGCGTCGGCGGAGACCCGGATGCCATCTCTCAGGCCGCGGAGGCGCATCTACCGCACGGCCGGGAGGCGGTCGTGACCGCGCCCACCGTCACTGCGGCGGGCCGACGGGCACTGCTCGACGCGCACCAGATCGCACGCGCACTGGGATCGACCTACATCGACCCGGAGCACATCTTTCTGTCGATGATCTCGCACGCAGACTCGACTGTCGGGCGGATTCTGGCCTCGGCCGGTGTCACCCCGGAGTCGATGCAGTCCGCGGTGAACGCGGGTCCGTCCGAGCCCGAGCAGGACTCGGCTACTCCGACGCTCGACAAGTACGGCACCGATCTCACCGATCGCGCTCGTTCCGGTGGGGTGGACCCGGTGATCGGCCGCGCCGACGAGATCGAGCAGACCGTCGAGATCCTCGCCCGACGCACCAAGAACAACCCGGTGCTCGTCGGGGAGGCAGGCGTCGGCAAGACCGCGATCGTCGAGGGGCTGGCGCAGCGCATCGTGGAGGGTGACGTCCCGGAGGTGCTGGCCGACAAGAAGATCATCCAGCTGGATCTCGCCGGCATGCTCTCCGGAACCCGCTACCGGGGCGACTTCGAGGAGCGGTTGACCAAGGCTGTCGACGAGATCCTCGCGCAGGACGGCCGGATCATCGTCTTCATCGACGAGCTGCACACCATCGTGGGTGCGGGCGCCGGGGGAGACGGTGCGATGGATGCCGGAAACATCCTCAAGCCCAAGCTCGCTCGCGGTGATCTGCACATCGTCGGCGCGACCACGCTCGATGAGTACCGCAAGCACATCGAGAAGGACTCGGCCCTCGAACGACGGTTCCAGCCGGTGACGGTGAACGAGCCGAACGCCGAGGACGCTGTCGCGATCCTGACCGGTCTGCGCCCGCGGTACGAAGAGCACCACCGCGTCCGCTACACCGACGAGGCGGTCACCGCGGCCGTCGAGCTGTCGTCGCGGTACATCGCCGACCGGTACCTGCCGGACAAGGCGATCGATCTGATGGACCAGGCGGGTGCACGAAAGCGTCTCGAGCTCGGTGCTTCCGGTTCGGACGCGAAGGCGCTGCGGCAGCGGATCACGCGTCTCGAGAAGGAGAAGGAGCAGGCGGTCGGCGCCGAGCAGTACGAGCGTGCGTCGCAGTTGCGGGACGAGATCGCCGGTGTCGAGAAGCGACTGGCCGAGGCTCGTGACGGCGAACCCGTCGCGGCCGAGGTCCCGGCCGTGACGGCCGAGGGCATCGCCGAGGTGGTCGCCCGGGCCACCGGAATTCCGGCCAGCCAGATGACGCAGAAGGAGAAGGAGCGCCTGCGTCGACTGGAGGACGAACTGCACCAGCGGGTCGTCGGCCAGGAGGACGCGGTGAAGGCGATCTCGCGAGCGGTGCGTCGCAGCCGCACCGGCATGGGCGATCCGCGTCGGCCCGTCGGCAGCTTCCTGTTCCTCGGGCCCACCGGTGTCGGCAAGACCGAGCTCGCGAAGGCGTTGGCGCAGTCGCTGTTCGGGGACGAGTCGAAGATGCTCCGGCTCGACATGAGCGAGTTCGGCGAGCGGCACACCGCGAGCCGGTTGGTCGGCGCCCCTCCGGGGTATGTCGGCTACGGCGAGGCCGGACAGCTCACCGAACGGGTGCGCCGGCATCCGTACTCGGTGATCCTGCTCGACGAGATCGAGAAGGCACACCCGGACGTGTTCAACGTCCTGCTGCAGGTGCTCGACGATGGACGGCTCACCGACGGTCAGGGCCGGACGGTGGACTTCAAGAACACCGTGCTGATCATGACCAGCAACCTGGGGTCGGACATCATCTCCAGCAAGGGCGGTGCGCTCGGATTCACCACCGGTGATGCCGCGGCGGCCGAGAAGCCGTTGCGGGACAGGGTGATGGGTCGCCTGCGGGAGTCGTTCCGGCCGGAGTTCCTCAACCGGATCGACGAGATCGTGATCTTCCGGAAGCTCGAGGCCGAGCAGTTGCACCGGATCACCGATCTGCTGCTGAGCGAGAGCCGTGATCGGCTGCGTGCAAAGGACATCGACATCGAGTTCATGCCCGATGCGGTGGATTGGATCGCCGAGCACGGGCACCAGCCCGAGTTCGGTGCGCGGCCATTGCGCCGGACCATCGCCAGGGAGGTCGACGATCGCATCGCCGATCTGTTGCTGGACGACGTACTCGACGCCGGCGGCAGGATCACGGTGACCGTCACCGACGACGAACTCGATCTGGTTGTGAGCTGA
- a CDS encoding TetR/AcrR family transcriptional regulator — MDPQERRAQILARSGEIFATKGISATTVREIAEACGVYSGTLYHYFPSKEAIVTEIIRVYVEELYERCSSVVALGLPPIERLEALVLVALEAAESHRSATAIWQVETEYMRERMLEASLEEKGHFAAQLWMQCIDQAKAAGELRDDIASTTFYQLMRDAVWLTSRWFRASPEKSNAQCAREITSLFIDGMRIR, encoded by the coding sequence ATGGATCCGCAGGAACGCCGGGCCCAGATCCTGGCTCGTTCCGGGGAGATCTTCGCGACGAAGGGCATCTCGGCAACTACGGTGCGCGAGATCGCGGAGGCGTGCGGGGTGTACTCCGGCACCCTTTACCACTACTTCCCCTCGAAGGAAGCGATCGTCACCGAGATCATCCGGGTGTACGTCGAGGAGTTGTACGAACGCTGTTCCTCGGTGGTCGCACTGGGCCTCCCTCCGATCGAGCGGCTCGAGGCCCTCGTCCTGGTCGCGCTCGAGGCCGCGGAATCGCACCGAAGTGCAACGGCGATCTGGCAGGTCGAGACCGAGTACATGCGCGAGCGAATGCTCGAGGCCAGCTTGGAAGAAAAGGGTCACTTCGCCGCGCAGCTGTGGATGCAGTGCATCGACCAGGCGAAGGCCGCGGGTGAACTGCGCGACGATATCGCCTCGACGACCTTCTACCAACTGATGCGAGACGCGGTCTGGCTTACCAGCCGCTGGTTCCGCGCCTCCCCCGAGAAGTCGAATGCTCAGTGCGCGCGCGAGATCACGTCGCTGTTCATCGACGGCATGCGGATCCGCTGA
- a CDS encoding integrase core domain-containing protein: MTATDKIERTHRTLRRELLDETKAFATIEEAQVAVDEWIHAYNTNRPHQSLDSATPASLFRARTAAARAAGTLHTTRRRRRKPLRARRRRHRARR, encoded by the coding sequence GTGACCGCGACCGACAAGATCGAACGCACCCACCGCACGCTGCGCCGCGAACTACTCGACGAGACAAAGGCATTCGCGACCATCGAGGAAGCACAGGTCGCCGTCGACGAGTGGATCCACGCCTACAACACCAACCGCCCGCACCAGTCCCTGGACTCGGCCACCCCGGCGAGCCTGTTCCGAGCGCGCACGGCAGCAGCTCGCGCTGCCGGCACCTTGCACACGACGCGACGGCGGAGGAGGAAGCCGCTGCGTGCGCGGCGTCGGCGACACCGTGCACGCCGATAA